A DNA window from Candidatus Sulfidibacterium hydrothermale contains the following coding sequences:
- a CDS encoding rhomboid family intramembrane serine protease, with amino-acid sequence MQQYSPTGFRILPPVVKNLLIINGLFFLATLALAKYGIDLISILGLHYPGAPGFRIYQFVTYMFMHGGWAHIFFNMFALWMFGNVIENVWGGKKFLVFYLLTGLGSAVVYIFWIHFELRGNLDMLNAIIAHPTVQGIEAYFQHYSFHLNALTTTLSQSDINLFNHNVDLLAAGSAGPANIQQIISFLSTYKEEMLNQMVVIGASGAIFGLLLAFGMMFPNTLIYLYFAIPIKAKWFVIGYGLLELFSGISNRPGDNVAHFAHVGGMLVGLLIILYWKKKGHLFGPNM; translated from the coding sequence ATGCAACAATACAGCCCGACAGGTTTCAGGATTTTGCCCCCCGTGGTCAAAAACCTGCTGATCATTAACGGATTGTTTTTTCTGGCCACACTGGCTTTGGCCAAATACGGAATTGATCTTATCAGTATCCTCGGTTTACATTATCCGGGGGCTCCCGGATTTAGAATTTACCAGTTCGTCACCTACATGTTCATGCATGGCGGATGGGCTCACATTTTCTTTAACATGTTTGCCTTGTGGATGTTTGGTAACGTCATTGAAAATGTCTGGGGCGGAAAAAAATTCCTGGTGTTTTATCTCCTGACCGGATTAGGTTCGGCAGTGGTTTACATCTTTTGGATCCATTTTGAACTTCGCGGTAATCTGGACATGCTGAATGCCATCATTGCCCATCCTACGGTACAGGGAATTGAAGCTTATTTCCAGCATTACAGTTTCCATCTGAATGCACTCACCACCACCTTATCACAAAGCGACATCAACCTTTTCAATCATAATGTGGATTTATTGGCTGCCGGTTCTGCAGGCCCTGCTAACATTCAGCAAATCATCAGCTTTTTATCGACTTACAAAGAAGAAATGCTGAACCAAATGGTCGTCATCGGTGCTTCAGGAGCTATTTTCGGTTTACTGCTTGCTTTTGGAATGATGTTCCCCAACACGCTCATTTATCTCTATTTTGCCATCCCTATCAAAGCCAAATGGTTTGTTATTGGCTATGGCCTTTTGGAACTTTTTTCCGGCATCAGCAACCGGCCGGGCGACAATGTGGCACATTTTGCCCATGTGGGCGGCATGCTGGTAGGATTATTGATTATCTTGTACTGGAAAAAGAAAGGACATCTTTTTGGTCCGAATATGTAA